One window of the Cryptomeria japonica chromosome 7, Sugi_1.0, whole genome shotgun sequence genome contains the following:
- the LOC131047286 gene encoding putative UPF0481 protein At3g02645, which translates to MDSKNTDRVKIDQSRWVISIKDGLCINHEKEEEKEFCIAVFNVPKELLALKPDAYVPQCVSIGPYHQWRSELYEMERYKVAAARRFQQRVQGLKFESVVEELKKHEWQIRSCYHKYLDYSEEALAWLMDLDASFVLECIQFYAKQAGQASSEVSSEVKQLGRVLDPSGRSATHNAIMKDLMMLENQAEERLCNVVGAACEELSPFTFKMPDSSWLRIKERRHVLEVLYYSIVPSVAMDNGKIERDETTSVRQVPDTSSVRQVLNSAWKAVSSLNVGPVRRLTALPQRVFKGRIVQVLVKLPMRLLSSLGNLPILRALKGPLTLIFGAVKEELDEEGDGKGEGGRSSIEIPPTRDELKVPSVADLISSGVKFLPTDGDLTAIRFDTKTATLYLLKVRLDNNSEVLLRNLVAFEASAAPGALIFTRYTDFMNGIVDTDEDVRLLRNSGIIYNHLADDGKVASLWNGMGKCVKLTKVKYLDKVIADVNKHYNRRLIVEVMEYVNKYIFGSWQLLTLVAAGIFLILTFLQSFCSVYDCKKWWNDPKFMQD; encoded by the exons ATGGATTCAAAGAATACTGATCGAGTGAAAATTGATCAATCTCGCTGGGTTATTTCAATTAAGGATGGCCTCTGTATAAATcatgaaaaagaagaggaaaaggagtTCTGCATAGCTGTGTTCAATGTGCCAAAGGAGTTATTGGCACTGAAGCCTGATGCATACGTTCCACAGTGCGTCTCCATCGGGCCATATCACCAGTGGAGATCGGAGCTGTATGAAATGGAGAGATACAAAGTGGCTGCGGCTCGTAGGTTTCAGCAGAGAGTTCAAGGTCTCAAATTTGAATCTGTGGTCGAAGAATTGAAGAAGCACGAGTGGCAAATACGGAGCTGCTACCACAAATACCTAGACTACAGCGAGGAAGCCCTAGCATGGCTCATGGATTTGGATGCGTCGTTTGTGCTTGAGTGCATTCAGTTCTACGCCAAACAGGCGGGTCAGGCTTCCTCGGAAGTGTCATCCGAGGTGAAACAACTCGGCAGAGTGTTAGATCCATCTGGCAGGAGTGCTACCCACAATGCAATTATGAAAGATTTGATGATGCTGGAGAATCAG GCAGAAGAAAGGCTCTGCAACGTGGTCGGTGCTGCCTGTGAAGAATTGTCGCCTTTTACGTTCAAGATGCCGGATAGTTCATGGCTGCGTATTAAAGAAAGGCGACACGTCCTGGAGGTGCTCTATTACTCCATTGTCCCTTCAGTAGCCATGGACAATGGCAAGATTGAGAGAGATGAGACTACCTCCGTAAGACAGGTTCCGGATACCAGCTCCGTAAGACAGGTTCTGAATTCGGCATGGAAGGCTGTGTCGTCATTAAACGTGGGTCCTGTTCGAAGACTAACGGCACTGCCTCAGCGTGTATTCAAAGGAAGGATCGTCCAAGTTTTGGTGAAGCTGCCCATGCGCCTTCTTTCTTCTCTAGGAAATCTGCCAATTTTGCGCGCTTTGAAGGGGCCCTTAACTCTTATCTTCGGAGCTGTCAAAGAAGAGCTGGATGAGGAAGGAGATGGAAAAGGAGAAGGAGGACGTTCGTCTATCGAAATTCCTCCTACACGGGACGAACTCAAGGTTCCCTCTGTGGCCGACTTAATTTCATCTGGAGTGAAATTCCTTCCTACGGACGGAGACCTCACCGCAATACGCTTCGACACGAAGACGGCCACACTTTATCTTCTCAAAGTGAGGTTAGATAACAATTCAGAGGTATTGCTCAGAAATCTGGTGGCTTTCGAAGCATCGGCGGCGCCTGGTGCGTTGATCTTCACCCGCTACACTGATTTCATGAATGGCATCGTCGACACAGACGAAGATGTTCGGCTGCTGAGAAATAGCGGGATTATTTACAATCATCTGGCAGACGACGGGAAAGTTGCGAGTCTGTGGAACGGCATGGGTAAATGCGTGAAGCTCACAAAAGTGAAGTATTTAGACAAAGTAATAGCCGACGTGAACAAGCATTACAACAGGAGATTGATCGTTGAGGTGATGGAGTACGTGAACAAATACATATTTGGTTCATGGCAGTTGCTCACTCTTGTGGCTGCGGGGATCTTTTTGATTCTCACGTTTTTACagtccttctgctctgtgtatgaCTGTAAGAAGTGGTGGAATGACCCAAAATTTATGCAGGATTAG